In Turicibacter sanguinis, a genomic segment contains:
- a CDS encoding ABC transporter permease has protein sequence MADEVKVKKKNSRWKKFKDNKELLGLTIPGTLWFIAFAYLPMFGILIAFKDWRIHGGFFESLIKSEFVGLKNFEFLFKSTDAWVITRNTVAYNLVFIVLGIVLPVTLAILLKELLNKKLSKFYQSAMFLPYFLSWVIVSYCLYTFLSPEKGLVNTMLRSFGQDGISWYTEAKYWPFIIIFMSQWKGIGYGTVVYLASICGIDKSLYEASMIDGASKWQQVKYITIPLLKPVMIIMFITAVGGMFRSDFGLFYQLPKNSGALYPVTNVIDTYVYRGLTNLGNIGMSSAAALYQSFVGLILILGTNAIVRKVDEENAFF, from the coding sequence ATGGCCGATGAAGTAAAAGTTAAAAAGAAAAACTCTAGATGGAAAAAGTTCAAAGATAACAAGGAGTTATTAGGCTTGACAATACCTGGAACACTTTGGTTTATAGCGTTTGCTTACTTACCTATGTTCGGAATCTTAATAGCATTTAAAGATTGGAGAATTCATGGTGGATTCTTTGAAAGTTTAATTAAGAGTGAATTTGTAGGATTAAAGAATTTTGAGTTCTTATTTAAAAGTACTGATGCATGGGTTATTACTAGAAATACAGTAGCTTATAACTTAGTTTTCATTGTTTTAGGGATTGTACTTCCAGTAACGTTAGCTATTTTACTTAAAGAGTTACTAAATAAAAAATTATCTAAGTTTTATCAGAGTGCGATGTTCTTACCATATTTCTTATCATGGGTTATCGTAAGTTACTGTTTATACACATTCTTAAGTCCTGAAAAAGGATTAGTAAATACGATGTTAAGATCATTTGGACAAGACGGAATCTCTTGGTACACTGAGGCGAAATATTGGCCGTTCATTATTATCTTTATGAGTCAGTGGAAAGGAATTGGATATGGAACAGTTGTTTATTTAGCTTCAATTTGTGGAATCGATAAATCATTATACGAAGCCTCAATGATTGATGGAGCTTCAAAATGGCAACAGGTTAAATACATTACCATTCCATTATTAAAGCCAGTTATGATTATCATGTTCATTACAGCAGTAGGTGGAATGTTTAGATCAGACTTTGGATTGTTCTATCAATTACCTAAAAACTCAGGGGCGTTATATCCTGTTACAAACGTTATCGACACGTATGTATATCGTGGATTAACAAACTTAGGAAATATCGGTATGAGTTCAGCTGCAGCTTTATATCAGTCATTTGTTGGATTAATCTTAATTCTTGGAACAAATGCTATTGTTAGAAAAGTAGACGAAGAGAATGCATTCTTCTAA
- a CDS encoding response regulator transcription factor, protein MKKVMLVDDEIFITEGLMSIIDWKALGLEVVQSAENGEEAIRKFKDNPVDIIVTDINMPVKTGLELVQEINEMGKKVKFILLSGYDEFAYAKKAIEYGVENYLLKPVDEEELEVALKKLVDNIAKEKEFINRGLDKTGKLLAFLNGKYDVKEVIGIKDDMYVDFYKEKYTVTNIFINGKKDKEVYININPIVESVFKSQCEVLYQFDGQIIVINSWDKEKTDDEILEEYRELRDLLQTELKYDIFISVGSSVNMIDDLRKSYMVAKKLKKYMLTEGMNRVVNEKMISVIKHKDVKFRDEIEQINKLMIEKNSAALKVYVDEVFENKELTPKNIYDFSIKVVLLMDKVKEEFKVDKKYTRESLSDTIIELCHENTRESIKTFILSELDEFMEVMTQDTIKYSPVVQQIVNTINERYYEELSLKTLAYQYNINSSYLGQIFNKEVGCSFSDYLNKTKNMKAKELILETNMKINDIAKEVGYTDSSYFYRKFKKFFGVSPSTLREMKNY, encoded by the coding sequence ATGAAAAAAGTTATGTTAGTTGATGATGAAATTTTTATTACGGAAGGATTAATGTCAATTATTGATTGGAAAGCACTAGGGCTTGAAGTCGTTCAATCTGCTGAAAATGGTGAAGAAGCGATTAGAAAGTTTAAAGATAATCCAGTCGATATTATTGTAACAGATATCAATATGCCAGTTAAAACAGGCTTAGAGTTAGTTCAAGAAATTAATGAGATGGGCAAGAAGGTAAAATTCATTCTCTTAAGTGGTTATGATGAATTTGCCTATGCTAAAAAAGCAATTGAATATGGGGTTGAAAATTATCTTTTAAAACCAGTTGATGAAGAAGAATTAGAAGTAGCGTTAAAAAAATTAGTAGATAATATCGCGAAGGAGAAAGAATTTATTAATAGAGGGTTAGATAAAACAGGAAAGTTACTAGCCTTTTTAAATGGAAAGTATGATGTGAAAGAAGTCATTGGAATAAAAGATGATATGTATGTTGATTTTTATAAAGAAAAATATACGGTCACGAATATTTTCATTAATGGTAAAAAGGATAAAGAGGTATATATTAATATTAATCCGATTGTTGAGTCAGTGTTTAAAAGTCAGTGTGAAGTGTTGTATCAATTTGATGGGCAAATTATAGTGATTAATAGCTGGGATAAAGAGAAGACTGATGATGAAATCTTAGAGGAGTATCGAGAACTAAGAGATTTACTGCAAACTGAGCTAAAGTATGATATTTTCATTTCAGTAGGATCAAGTGTCAATATGATTGATGATTTACGCAAAAGTTATATGGTGGCTAAAAAGTTGAAGAAGTATATGTTGACTGAAGGGATGAATCGTGTTGTTAACGAAAAGATGATTTCGGTTATTAAACATAAAGATGTGAAGTTTAGGGATGAAATCGAGCAAATCAATAAGTTAATGATTGAAAAAAATAGCGCAGCGTTAAAAGTTTACGTTGATGAAGTTTTTGAGAATAAAGAATTAACGCCTAAGAATATTTATGATTTTTCAATTAAGGTTGTTTTGCTGATGGATAAGGTTAAAGAAGAGTTTAAGGTGGATAAAAAATACACACGAGAAAGTTTGAGTGATACGATTATTGAGTTATGTCATGAGAATACGCGAGAAAGTATTAAGACATTTATTTTAAGTGAGTTAGACGAGTTTATGGAAGTGATGACACAGGATACGATAAAGTATAGTCCTGTTGTGCAACAAATCGTGAATACGATTAATGAGAGATACTATGAAGAACTAAGCTTAAAAACATTGGCATATCAATATAACATTAATAGCTCTTATTTAGGACAAATTTTTAATAAGGAAGTTGGATGTTCATTCTCGGATTATTTGAATAAAACGAAGAATATGAAAGCTAAGGAGCTCATTTTAGAAACGAATATGAAAATTAATGATATTGCTAAGGAAGTTGGCTATACAGATTCAAGTTATTTTTATCGTAAGTTTAAAAAGTTCTTTGGTGTCTCACCATCGACGTTAAGGGAAATGAAAAACTATTAA
- a CDS encoding sensor histidine kinase, protein MLAKKSMLYNNLFLTYSLVIICLIGGFDLYLINYVVSESKSNRISLGEQLGYNANELLKEIENSNKFIVSSMYYDYMLSNDIIYFLNNHSNDYLKNKLDSFSGSNHFTYNGVERFVASAFISNNKVENIIFLSEKLNEVRSFNHDNQIYIEKIENYETVIQKLPELFFSENKLYHVNSINNPDTLVEEGKLIVVYDLSEVNNIVAKYGANYNLCIYDEQYQTAYLPEDKSEEPSKESLLALSDLKEGEEYKIPGNHQSLFKTKFSDELSVITAISMQNLIEAPQIFYSSILLLDLFLIFVSAVILKWKLEKLTRRTDAILEVMEEVKEGNLKVKIPIGDEMDEISYISQNFNEMCSELDRYINKSYLAEINQKKAEMIALQNQINPHFLYNTLECIRMKAVCNGDKDVGKMLYNLSFLFRKQVKDHNFITLESELEYCTRYMEIFKFRYREKFDFKINCPDELLDNEMIKFAIQPLIENYFMHGIKLEETNNFIEINVSKESENIKVIIDDNGKGIPPEKLTQLNESLTGELCRNTANQSIGIINAHARIVGAYGEGYGVQLDNNSKGARVVIMIPCKRGPNV, encoded by the coding sequence ATGCTAGCTAAAAAATCGATGCTATACAATAACTTATTTTTAACTTATTCATTAGTTATCATTTGTTTGATAGGGGGGTTCGATCTTTATTTAATTAATTATGTGGTGTCTGAAAGTAAAAGTAACCGAATATCATTAGGGGAACAGCTTGGATATAACGCCAATGAACTACTCAAAGAGATTGAAAACTCTAATAAATTCATTGTCAGTTCAATGTATTACGATTATATGTTATCGAATGATATCATTTATTTTCTAAATAATCATTCGAATGATTATTTAAAAAATAAATTAGATAGTTTCTCAGGCAGTAATCATTTTACCTATAATGGTGTTGAAAGGTTTGTGGCCAGTGCATTTATTTCGAATAATAAGGTAGAAAATATTATATTTTTAAGTGAAAAACTGAATGAAGTTAGATCATTTAATCATGATAATCAGATTTATATTGAAAAAATAGAAAATTATGAGACAGTGATTCAGAAGTTACCGGAACTTTTTTTCTCGGAAAATAAACTGTATCACGTGAACTCAATTAATAATCCAGATACATTAGTAGAAGAAGGAAAATTAATTGTGGTTTACGATTTATCTGAAGTGAATAATATTGTTGCGAAGTATGGAGCTAATTATAATCTTTGTATTTATGATGAACAGTATCAAACGGCCTATCTCCCTGAAGACAAGTCAGAAGAGCCATCAAAGGAAAGTTTATTAGCTTTGAGCGACTTAAAAGAAGGAGAAGAATATAAAATTCCCGGAAATCATCAAAGTTTATTTAAAACTAAATTTTCTGATGAGTTAAGTGTCATTACGGCAATCTCAATGCAAAACTTAATTGAAGCGCCACAGATTTTTTATTCATCGATACTTTTACTTGATTTATTTTTAATCTTTGTTAGTGCAGTCATTTTAAAGTGGAAATTAGAAAAATTGACAAGAAGGACAGATGCTATCCTAGAGGTGATGGAGGAAGTTAAAGAAGGAAATCTTAAAGTTAAAATTCCAATTGGAGATGAAATGGATGAAATTAGCTATATCTCACAGAATTTTAATGAGATGTGTAGTGAGCTCGATCGCTATATTAATAAAAGTTATTTAGCTGAAATTAATCAAAAGAAAGCGGAGATGATTGCTCTCCAAAATCAGATTAATCCCCATTTTTTATATAATACGCTAGAGTGTATTCGGATGAAGGCTGTTTGTAATGGGGATAAAGATGTCGGGAAAATGTTATATAATTTATCCTTTTTATTTAGAAAACAGGTTAAAGATCATAATTTTATCACTTTAGAAAGTGAACTTGAGTATTGTACTCGTTACATGGAAATCTTTAAGTTTAGGTATCGTGAGAAATTTGATTTTAAGATTAATTGTCCAGATGAATTACTAGATAATGAAATGATCAAATTTGCGATACAACCCTTAATTGAAAATTATTTTATGCATGGAATTAAATTGGAAGAGACTAATAATTTTATTGAGATTAATGTCAGTAAAGAATCTGAGAATATTAAAGTTATCATTGATGATAATGGAAAAGGAATCCCACCAGAGAAGTTAACACAGCTCAATGAAAGTCTGACAGGTGAATTATGCAGAAATACAGCGAATCAATCCATAGGAATTATTAATGCTCATGCACGAATCGTTGGAGCATATGGTGAAGGTTATGGAGTTCAATTAGATAATAATAGTAAGGGTGCAAGGGTCGTCATTATGATTCCTTGCAAAAGGGGGCCTAATGTATGA
- a CDS encoding DUF624 domain-containing protein, with product MSEYFNFNKLFDICNYIFSFLVLNLLFMLLNIPIILFFLLVGISKISTYLPLFLLCLIPTMPAFNILVYCMRKLLKNKGFNLLSDFKKGFLLNFKQSLLIWFVELIFIFALYSNIVFFKSAYNNTIVSCLFLGLLIILLLMTPFISLLISLFSNNALNILRNALILIFKKPLLAITNILIFLAALVLFEISPAVTFLFITSLLAFLFVFSNRFLIEELETISNN from the coding sequence ATGTCAGAATACTTCAACTTTAATAAATTGTTTGATATTTGTAATTATATTTTTTCATTCCTTGTCTTGAACTTACTTTTTATGCTCTTAAATATACCTATTATTCTATTTTTCTTATTGGTTGGAATCAGCAAGATTTCCACTTATCTACCTTTATTTTTACTCTGCTTAATTCCAACAATGCCTGCATTTAACATTCTAGTTTACTGTATGCGTAAACTATTAAAAAATAAAGGATTTAATCTCCTATCTGATTTTAAAAAAGGGTTCTTGCTTAACTTTAAACAAAGTTTACTCATTTGGTTTGTTGAGTTAATTTTTATCTTTGCTTTATACTCAAATATTGTTTTCTTCAAGTCAGCTTATAATAATACCATTGTTAGTTGCTTATTCTTAGGACTCTTAATTATCCTATTATTAATGACACCGTTTATTTCATTACTCATTAGTCTATTTTCAAATAATGCATTAAATATTTTAAGAAATGCACTCATTCTTATTTTTAAAAAACCACTACTCGCCATAACCAATATTCTAATTTTCCTTGCTGCGCTAGTTTTATTTGAAATCAGCCCTGCTGTGACTTTCTTATTTATTACTAGTTTACTTGCTTTCTTATTTGTCTTTTCAAATCGATTCCTAATAGAAGAATTAGAAACCATCTCTAACAACTAA
- a CDS encoding type I phosphomannose isomerase catalytic subunit — MTKIIKLNPFYSEKVWGYEKWNLSTHRNGCSTLVDTNENLHDYLQKDLPILIKIIKADESLSVQVHPGDEFARKYENDNGKTECWYILEAEEGASLICGIKDGLNKEKFAKILEEGSVADYLGDISVKAGDMIYIPAGTIHAIKGGIKLLEVQQSSDVTYRLYDWGRDREMHIEKALEVIDYNPETNGGKIENFTKLETPYFNVEKIIVDGQYSDEVCGDFYTYTATKGCGVMKTDDQTIILNPEETVYLPKGIKYTIEGNLELIKTC, encoded by the coding sequence ATGACAAAAATTATAAAATTAAATCCATTTTATAGCGAAAAAGTTTGGGGTTATGAAAAATGGAATCTCTCTACACATCGTAACGGATGCTCGACTTTAGTAGATACTAACGAAAATTTACATGATTATTTACAGAAAGATTTACCGATTTTAATCAAAATCATTAAAGCAGATGAATCATTATCAGTTCAAGTTCATCCTGGTGACGAGTTTGCACGTAAGTATGAAAATGACAACGGAAAAACAGAATGCTGGTACATCTTAGAAGCAGAAGAAGGAGCTTCACTAATCTGTGGAATTAAAGATGGATTAAACAAAGAAAAATTCGCTAAAATCCTTGAAGAGGGAAGCGTAGCAGATTACTTAGGAGATATCAGTGTAAAAGCTGGAGATATGATTTATATTCCAGCGGGGACCATTCATGCGATTAAAGGTGGTATAAAACTACTTGAAGTCCAACAAAGTAGCGATGTCACTTACCGTCTTTATGATTGGGGACGTGACCGTGAAATGCATATCGAAAAAGCATTAGAAGTCATCGATTATAACCCAGAAACAAATGGTGGTAAAATCGAAAACTTCACTAAGTTAGAAACTCCATATTTCAATGTTGAAAAAATTATTGTTGATGGACAATATTCTGATGAAGTATGTGGTGATTTTTATACTTATACAGCAACTAAAGGATGCGGTGTAATGAAAACTGATGATCAAACGATTATATTAAATCCAGAAGAAACAGTCTATTTACCAAAAGGAATTAAATATACAATTGAAGGTAACTTAGAATTAATTAAAACATGTTAA
- a CDS encoding glycoside hydrolase family 1 protein: protein MSLKYVFPKDFWWGTATSGPQSEGGADVDGRGQSIWDYWFQIEPEKFHNQVGPKDTSTFYANYKDDIQLLKETGHNSFRTSIQWSRLIPDGIGRVNQKAVDFYNNVIDELIENGIEPFMNLYHFDMPATMQEMGGWENRAVVEAYAEYAKVCFELFGDRVKHWITFNEPIVPVEAGYLYNWHYPNVMDGKRGIQVAFNTMLASAKAIEVYKSLNLDGQIGVVLNLTPSYPRSIENPDDVKAAHIADLFFNNSFLDPSVKGEYPKDLVSLLKEHDVLPQYETEDLEVIKHNTVDYLGVNYYQPRRIKAKESEVNKDIFMPDWFFDYYKMPGRKMNPHRGWEIYEKGIYDICLNIRDNYGNIPFYISENGMGVEGEERFLNADGMIEDDYRIEFIQDHLAWLHKAIQEGANCKGYHLWTFIDCWSWCNSYKNRYGLISLDLTTQKRTIKKSGHWFKQLSEQGGF, encoded by the coding sequence ATGAGTTTAAAGTATGTATTTCCCAAGGATTTTTGGTGGGGAACGGCAACTTCAGGACCGCAAAGTGAGGGAGGTGCTGATGTAGATGGAAGAGGGCAATCTATTTGGGACTATTGGTTTCAAATTGAACCAGAAAAATTCCATAATCAAGTTGGACCAAAAGATACATCGACTTTTTATGCTAACTATAAAGATGATATTCAGTTATTAAAAGAGACGGGGCATAACTCATTTAGAACATCGATTCAATGGAGTCGTTTAATTCCTGATGGGATTGGTCGAGTAAATCAAAAGGCAGTAGATTTTTATAATAATGTTATCGATGAGTTAATTGAAAATGGTATTGAGCCATTTATGAATTTATATCATTTTGATATGCCAGCCACTATGCAAGAAATGGGTGGATGGGAAAATCGTGCGGTTGTAGAGGCTTATGCTGAGTATGCTAAGGTCTGCTTCGAATTATTTGGAGATCGTGTTAAACACTGGATCACATTTAATGAGCCGATTGTTCCGGTTGAAGCGGGTTATTTATATAATTGGCATTATCCAAATGTCATGGATGGAAAACGCGGGATTCAAGTCGCCTTCAATACGATGTTAGCGAGTGCAAAAGCAATAGAAGTTTATAAAAGCTTAAATTTAGATGGCCAAATCGGGGTTGTTTTAAATTTAACACCGTCTTATCCACGTTCGATTGAAAATCCTGATGATGTTAAAGCTGCACATATTGCGGATTTATTCTTTAATAATAGTTTCTTAGATCCATCAGTTAAAGGAGAGTATCCAAAAGATTTAGTTTCATTATTAAAGGAACATGATGTATTACCTCAATATGAAACAGAAGACTTAGAGGTTATTAAACATAACACAGTTGATTATTTAGGGGTAAATTATTATCAACCTCGTCGAATTAAAGCAAAAGAAAGTGAAGTTAATAAAGACATCTTTATGCCAGATTGGTTCTTTGACTATTATAAGATGCCAGGTCGTAAAATGAATCCTCATCGTGGATGGGAAATTTACGAAAAAGGGATTTATGATATCTGTCTTAATATAAGAGATAATTATGGTAATATTCCATTTTATATATCTGAAAATGGGATGGGAGTTGAAGGGGAAGAACGATTTCTAAATGCCGATGGAATGATTGAGGATGATTACCGTATTGAGTTTATTCAGGATCACTTAGCATGGTTACATAAAGCGATTCAAGAGGGGGCCAACTGCAAAGGATATCATCTGTGGACGTTTATTGATTGCTGGTCATGGTGTAATTCGTATAAAAACCGATATGGATTAATTTCACTGGATTTAACGACGCAAAAACGGACGATTAAAAAGAGTGGTCACTGGTTTAAGCAATTATCTGAACAAGGGGGATTCTAG